The following proteins are encoded in a genomic region of Pseudorca crassidens isolate mPseCra1 chromosome 1, mPseCra1.hap1, whole genome shotgun sequence:
- the ZNF774 gene encoding zinc finger protein 774 isoform X2, with translation MGSQRDPETQKVKWQRISRPSAISQLEQKEEPWVLPLQNFETRKILRESHTDFKNQVVKLNQDISETAEQCGTSSERAKKDISHAPRWGGNWERGLELEGQHGTLLGKGQQEPFSQEKELNKLLEGYIGKKPMCAECGKSFNQSSYLIRHLRTHTGERPYKCMECGKGFKQSSDLVTHHRTHTGEKPYQCHGCGKKFSDSSTLIKHQRTHTGERPHECPECGKTFGRKPHLIMHQRTHTGEKPYTCLECHKSFSRSSNFITHQRTHTGVKPYRCNDCGESFSQSSDLIKHQRTHTGERPFKCPECGKGFRDSSHFVAHMSTHSGERPFSCPYCHKSFSQSSHLVTHQRTHTGERPFQCDSCGKGFADSSALIKHQRIHTGERPYKCGECGKSFNQSSHFITHQRIHLGDRPYHCPECAKTFNQRSHFLTHQRTHTGEKPFHCSKCDKSFRQKAHLLCHQNTHLI, from the exons ATGGGCTCTCAAAGG GATCCTGAGACTCAAAAAGTTAAGTGGCAGAG GATTTCTAGACCAAGTGCAATCTCCCAGCTAGAGCAGAAGGAAGAGCCATGGGTCCTACCACTCCAAAATTTTGAGACTAGGAAGATCCTGAGGGAAAGTCACACAG ACTTTAAGAATCAGGTGGTAAAACTCAATCAGGACATTTCTGAAACAGCAGAACAATGTGGAACATCCTCAGAAAGGGCCAAGAAAGATATTTCTCATGCTCCTCGTTGGGGAGGAAACTGGGAGAGGGGTCTTGAATTAGAAGGGCAGCATGGAACCCTTCTAGGAAAGGGCCAGCAGGAGCCCTTTTCACAGGAGAAGGAATTAAACAAGCTCCTGGAAGGATATATAGGAAAGAAGCCGATGTGTGCAGAATGTGGAAAAAGCTTTAACCAGAGTTCCTATCTCATAAGACACCTAAGAACCCATACCGGTGAGAGGCCTTATAAATGCATGGAGTGTGGGAAAGGCTTCAAACAGAGTTCAGACCTTGTCACCCACCACAGAACACACACGGGGGAGAAACCCTACCAATGCCATGGATGTGGGAAAAAATTCAGCGACAGCTCAACCCTCATCAAACATCAGAGAACCCACACAGGTGAGAGACCCCACGAGTGCCCGGAGTGTGGGAAGACTTTCGGACGGAAACCACACCTCATAATGCACCAAAGAACCCACACAGGAGAGAAGCCCTACACGTGCCTCGAGTGTCATAAAAGCTTTAGTCGCAGCTCCAATTTCATcacccaccagaggacccacacgGGAGTGAAGCCTTACAGGTGTAATGACTGTGGGGAGAGTTTCAGCCAGAGCTCGGATTTGATTAAGCACCAGCGAACCCACACAGGAGAACGGCCCTTTAAGTGCCCGGAGTGCGGGAAGGGCTTTAGAGATAGTTCCCATTTTGTGGCTCACATGAGCACTCACTCAGGAGAAAGGCCGTTCAGTTGTCCTTACTGCCACAAAAGTTTCAGTCAGAGCTCGCATCTGGTCACGCaccagaggacacacacaggTGAGAGGCCTTTTCAGTGTGACAGCTGTGGGAAAGGATTTGCCGACAGCTCTGCCCTCATCAAGCACCAACGGATCCACACAGGAGAAAGACCCTATAAATGTGGCGAGTGTGGGAAGAGCTTCAATCAGAGCTCCCACTTCATTACCCATCAACGAATCCACTTAGGAGACAGACCCTATCACTGTCCTGAGTGTGCCAAAACCTTCAATCAGCGTTCCCATTTTCTCACACACCAGAGAACACATACGGGAGAAAAACCGTTTCACTGTAGTAAATGTGACAAGAGCTTCCGACAGAAGGCACACCTTTTATGCCATCAGAACACCCATTTGATCTAG
- the ZNF774 gene encoding zinc finger protein 774 isoform X1 — translation MMWLGTSGTSGLPGHCLESPLQGYHPAQLEEWALKGISRPSAISQLEQKEEPWVLPLQNFETRKILRESHTDFKNQVVKLNQDISETAEQCGTSSERAKKDISHAPRWGGNWERGLELEGQHGTLLGKGQQEPFSQEKELNKLLEGYIGKKPMCAECGKSFNQSSYLIRHLRTHTGERPYKCMECGKGFKQSSDLVTHHRTHTGEKPYQCHGCGKKFSDSSTLIKHQRTHTGERPHECPECGKTFGRKPHLIMHQRTHTGEKPYTCLECHKSFSRSSNFITHQRTHTGVKPYRCNDCGESFSQSSDLIKHQRTHTGERPFKCPECGKGFRDSSHFVAHMSTHSGERPFSCPYCHKSFSQSSHLVTHQRTHTGERPFQCDSCGKGFADSSALIKHQRIHTGERPYKCGECGKSFNQSSHFITHQRIHLGDRPYHCPECAKTFNQRSHFLTHQRTHTGEKPFHCSKCDKSFRQKAHLLCHQNTHLI, via the exons ATGATGTGGCTGGGGACTTCAGGGACGAGTGGATTACCTGGACACTGCTTAGAGAGTCCTCTTCAGGGATACCACCCAGCACAGTTAGAAGAATGGGCTCTCAAAGG GATTTCTAGACCAAGTGCAATCTCCCAGCTAGAGCAGAAGGAAGAGCCATGGGTCCTACCACTCCAAAATTTTGAGACTAGGAAGATCCTGAGGGAAAGTCACACAG ACTTTAAGAATCAGGTGGTAAAACTCAATCAGGACATTTCTGAAACAGCAGAACAATGTGGAACATCCTCAGAAAGGGCCAAGAAAGATATTTCTCATGCTCCTCGTTGGGGAGGAAACTGGGAGAGGGGTCTTGAATTAGAAGGGCAGCATGGAACCCTTCTAGGAAAGGGCCAGCAGGAGCCCTTTTCACAGGAGAAGGAATTAAACAAGCTCCTGGAAGGATATATAGGAAAGAAGCCGATGTGTGCAGAATGTGGAAAAAGCTTTAACCAGAGTTCCTATCTCATAAGACACCTAAGAACCCATACCGGTGAGAGGCCTTATAAATGCATGGAGTGTGGGAAAGGCTTCAAACAGAGTTCAGACCTTGTCACCCACCACAGAACACACACGGGGGAGAAACCCTACCAATGCCATGGATGTGGGAAAAAATTCAGCGACAGCTCAACCCTCATCAAACATCAGAGAACCCACACAGGTGAGAGACCCCACGAGTGCCCGGAGTGTGGGAAGACTTTCGGACGGAAACCACACCTCATAATGCACCAAAGAACCCACACAGGAGAGAAGCCCTACACGTGCCTCGAGTGTCATAAAAGCTTTAGTCGCAGCTCCAATTTCATcacccaccagaggacccacacgGGAGTGAAGCCTTACAGGTGTAATGACTGTGGGGAGAGTTTCAGCCAGAGCTCGGATTTGATTAAGCACCAGCGAACCCACACAGGAGAACGGCCCTTTAAGTGCCCGGAGTGCGGGAAGGGCTTTAGAGATAGTTCCCATTTTGTGGCTCACATGAGCACTCACTCAGGAGAAAGGCCGTTCAGTTGTCCTTACTGCCACAAAAGTTTCAGTCAGAGCTCGCATCTGGTCACGCaccagaggacacacacaggTGAGAGGCCTTTTCAGTGTGACAGCTGTGGGAAAGGATTTGCCGACAGCTCTGCCCTCATCAAGCACCAACGGATCCACACAGGAGAAAGACCCTATAAATGTGGCGAGTGTGGGAAGAGCTTCAATCAGAGCTCCCACTTCATTACCCATCAACGAATCCACTTAGGAGACAGACCCTATCACTGTCCTGAGTGTGCCAAAACCTTCAATCAGCGTTCCCATTTTCTCACACACCAGAGAACACATACGGGAGAAAAACCGTTTCACTGTAGTAAATGTGACAAGAGCTTCCGACAGAAGGCACACCTTTTATGCCATCAGAACACCCATTTGATCTAG